DNA from Brachionichthys hirsutus isolate HB-005 chromosome 3, CSIRO-AGI_Bhir_v1, whole genome shotgun sequence:
ctttctgtccctTCCTCTCCAttttttctccctctttgtccctgtctctcttttcctctatCCATGActgtctgtcttctgtctcccAACTCCCTTCTTCCCATCTTTGCTTCTTTTTATTcactacctctctctctctttccttcacTGTCTACAGCTTGTTCAACAGCAGGCCCTGGTTGCCCAGTCAGCATACTTGTCTCCTGTGGCAACAGTTGCAGCCGTACAGATGCAGCAGATGGCAGCGCTCAATGCCAACGGAATCATTGCCACACCCATAACACCCATCACGCCTTCTTCAGGTAACACACAGGGCACATTTAGCACTTACCTGTTCtcttagtattagtattagtattatagTATTATTCATTCTATGAATtatgaacaaattaaaaaaaacattttaagaggATGTAGTCAAGCAGCTGTACTGACTGAAACTCATTAAATAGGCTGCAATCTGTCTGTAGGAACAAACACTCCACCAACTATTGCCGCGACGCCTGTACCAACTCTCCCTCCCCCACTAGGAGTGAATGGTTACAGCAGTTTGCCAGCCCCCACCAATGGGCATCAAGCAACAGAAGCACTATACACCAACGGTGTTCACCCATATCAAAGTATTTGAATACAAATCTATACAAACATGTTAACTCTTGCAAAAGAGACATTcatcacattttttattttttatttttttatttctcaatgcttttatattttctgaCTCTCCAGCTCAGAGTCCAGCAGCCCTGGACCCCCTACAACAGGCATATGCAGGCATGCAACACTACACAGGTTGGTATATAGACAGGCGGATTCATATTCTGACATGATTGTCCAAAAGCTCTCAATGAACTGTCGTTACAAATGCACATTTGTTTGtgctacaatgtgtgtgtgtgtgtgtgtgtgtacaagtgTGTGAATGAAACACATCAACACAAGAATCAGACGATGCTCGGTGAATGTCACCTTCTCCCTGCGAGCTTGGATGTTAAATAGatagatatttaaaataacattcaTTGCAATTGCACATATGCTGCTTTTAAAGTCACTTccagctcattaaaaaaaagtaaatgtaccATGTTAATTAGAAATGTCAATGTCCTCATTGTGCTATGAGAAGGGAATATTAATGTGGCATTTTGCAGGCAACTCATGCAGCAGGTTAAATCAGCATACTTAAAAAGGGGGGGGACAAGGCTATCTGCTTTTCATTTGACCGCCGTGGTTTCAAGGTTGCAAATGTTTCAAGGGCATTTGAGTAATTCTTTTAATGATCGATCTGTGCCACAAAACGCATATCACCGGCCAGTATTAATGCAATAACCCTAATAATTCCTGTTAAAGTTTATCATTCAGTATACGTTCATACCAAGTGAAGGTGGACGGTAATGTCAGACTGGTTGATTTTTAGTATACTTACTCCATTCAACTGTTACACTTTATTGTTTTCACCTTCAGTAGGAGACGTCCCtgttaaaacaaaatgattctATTGGACCCTTTCATGTTGCCACCTGTTGTTCTTACCCAATCCGATTTTGTTGCTGTCCTTCTCCCAATAGCGGCGTATCCTGCTGCCTACGGATTGGTCGGGCAGCCGTTCCCCCAGCAGCCAACACTGGTTGCCCAGCAACACCAGCAGccccagcaacagcagcagagagaaggtgatgtgacttcctgtctgtctggtgcCACACCCCTCTCTCTAATGAGCTTATCTTAAGTTGTTTATCACAAGGTTTCCACAGTCTGAGATCATTTATCACGCTCtgtttcgtgtgtgtgcgtgtgtgtgtgtgtgtgtgcgtgtgtgtgtgcgcgcacgtgtgtCTCAGGTCCAGAGGGCTGTAACATCTTCATCTACCACCTGCCTCAGGAGTTCAGTGACTCTGAGATGCTGCAGATGTTCCTGCCCTTTGGCAATGTCATTTCGGCTAAGGTGTTTGTTGACCGCGCCACCAACCAGAGCAAATGCTTCGGTGAGACACGCAGACAGcgcagaaggagggagggaagtggGAGACAAGATGTAATAGAGAAAGGGAAGgacaagtggaaaaaaagaaggggTGACCTTGCAGGGCCTACGATGCGTCAGTTTGAATTTTGTATCTTAAGTTGAAACAAAGGAAGGTTGTGGTGCAGttaaaatttatatttaaaaaaaatgatttcttGCAGGATTTGTAAGTTTTGACAACCCAGCCAGCGCTCAGGCTGCAATCCAAGCCATGAATGGCTTCCAGATCGGCATGAAAAGACTCAAAGTGCAGCTCAAAAGGCCCAAAGATGCCAACCGCCCGTACTGAGTGACaactgagaagaagaaaaagaaataaagagaggTGAGGCGATGAGCAACACCGAAATGGCAATGAATAGTACAAAGCTAAAATGACAAAGAACATATTATTAAACATATATTGAAAATAACTAGATCAACTCAGGGAAagtgaaaatattaaatattgttttattctttaactTCTTCCACAATCTTATTTCTTCCTGCTGTTTTGATCTTTTCATGAAACAACAACTTAACTCACCCAAGATCCTTCCGTCCAATCATAATTCACCAGGACCCCCATCGCTATGGCAATGGTTGCCTAGTGAATGATAAAGCCCTGATCCCCCCCCATCCTTTTCCTCTCACATTGTTGTAAGTTGATTGGTTGGCCTGTgtttgggttgctgtggcgattGATTGCCTGTATCAGTTGCCCTTGCTTTCACCTTGAGCAACCAGCCATGCGGTGACCTGCATGTCCTGTTGCCGTAGTGACCAgagtgtgtttggtttggtgcATTGTGATTTCATTTCAACTGACCTGTGCACATACTGATCAATAACTATCAATAGTCAGGATTTCtctcaaaataaattaatttaattgaataatTGATACACTTTCACATCGATACACAATCATTGTAGTCATTTGATCAATTCGCTAGCAATGCTTGAACTTTTTGTAGCTTTGTTTTTGTAGTGTTGGATAGAGTGTTTGGGTAAGCAGTGGGCGCCTTCCTGTACATGCGTCATATGTTAACGCAGGAATGAATAATCCTGTTTGCAGGTTTATCCAGAGGTTTCCATTGTGAACTGGTGGAATTTAGTACAAATTTACAATTTACCACCAAATACGAAATTAACTTTGGTGGGGGAAAATACTAGCTATTATATTTGTATGCAACACATTATCACATAGGACATGCTGGACCAGAGACCAGTAAATGATTATGCTGTGTACACTGGTTTGACAAGTGGGCCATAACAGTTGCGAAAGAGAGTTTAATGACAAAATCTCTATTTTTGGGTGAGCATGAATTTCCTGCTgtactctgattggctgggttTTGGATTCCTGTACTCTGATTTGTTACACCATTTGAAAGGACACGAAAGATTTTAGTTTCTATATTTCTCTTGACTCTCCATCTTCTGTCAGTGCTTCGTGTGATGTCGCGTCCACTGGTCCCCTAACCTCCTCCTTTCTgccaatgtatttatttacttctcTTCATTCCAAACTCATCTCTCTATTTCTTTAGCTCGTGTTTTGAGGTAAAGGGTACGTGGTTGTTATGGTGGAAGAGCAAGTGCCTCGTGATTATTAGAGATCAACCTTCAACTATAGGAATTCTGGGGGAAATGTAACACAGACAGAATGTAGAATATAGAATTGAGCTTGGAGTAAATTCCATCCTCCACACACACTAAGCTCAAGGCTGCTGTCAGGCTAGTGTGTGACTCCACCGTCACATGGCAGCATTCTGCTTCTATTTCTAGAAAACCTTTACATAACAAATCCTGGTGGATAATCAGAACGTCGTTAATGTCCAATGGACCTATCTATTAACTCCCACTGTCTGAACCCTTAAAACCGCTGCCTCTACATCAGTCAGGCTAAAACAATCACCCAGAATTTCTATCCTGCAAATGCCAGAGAGTGATGCATGTCGGTTGTAGTGTTTGCTTGCCGTGATAGAAGGCACATAAACCCATAAAGTCACGCACATAGACACATATGCCCggaaacaaaagcatttcaagCTCATGCGTACGCATAAGTCAAGACGCACCTCCATTCACACAAGAAACATGAATATTGGATTTCCCCTGTGTTGAACTGCATGATCCAGACACTGTATGCGTATGTGTAAAAGCACCATGATATATCGCTGTTGAAAGACAGCCGGAATGATGCCGTCTTGTTTTAACTCTCCAATATTAAACTGAGACAAAGAAAAGCTTGAAGCATCGTGAGGCGCAGTTTGCTGCCAGATGTGTGATAACAGCTCAAGTCATGCCGACAACAGTTTGGTTTGATGGGAGGAGCATGTTCAATGAGATGTACAGAGCAAACAGAAAAATGTATCTGCGCCATAACTATGCCGTCTAATGTGTAatccctctttctttttcccatccccacttgtttatgtatcactccctctctccctcccccaaCTCTTACTCCCTTCGCAGGTGACCTCAAAGAGTCCAGCTGATGTGGAATCCCAGGGTTCATAGTGCTTTCAAACTGTCTGCTCCCTTTCAGAGTCCGGGAAGtgcagccacacacagacacacaggaacacacacacactctcaacaCAAGTGGTACGAGGCTGATATACTATTGTACATaaagtgcagacacacacacacacacacacacccacagttgttgcattcacacaaacacacacacatggtacACATGAGTCAGTATCCTTATCCATACAGCCAAGAGCTTGGTCAGTCAGTACAGTGAAGATAACTCGGACCAAGTTTGTATGGATGGGAGCGATGAATATACTGCTGATATACTGTATCACCTAAATAGACTTCAACACATACATGACAAATATAGAGGGGCTGATgtttcataataaaaaaaaagaaagaaaacacaaaaaagacgACTACATGAGTAGGTTAGAGAGACTTTGGAGAAAATCCTAATGATGTGTAAATAATTTAGTTTACAAAGAGCAgcatttaaaacacaagaaaaaaaagaaaaaataatactaCTTTAGATAAACACAGGACACtgacattattattgttattattattattattattattattattattaccattagTAACATCATCACCCTCATAAAGGGATATTACATTCCAAATTGTAAAATGGGAAATCACTAACTTATTTTAAATTTCTACTTAGATTTTAGGTGAAGCgtagggggggggttgcacttTTATTCGGGAGGTTTTAATATTTgagctattttttatttatttactaatttatcaattattttctttattgggagatgggtgggtgggggggggggggggggatttgaatGGGTTGCAATATTTTGAGTTTAGAATTTTCTAGAGAAAACCTTTTGAGGGTCTGTTTCTGTCAGACTCTTGCAATCGAATAATTAAAATGATGTATTAATTATTACAgcaattatatttatttctaatttattgAATCCTGTTTTTGATCCactgtctttttaatttaaaataaaaaaagtatcATACTGAATGGCctaacgtgtttttttttttgttacgtgtttgtttgtgagtgACAAGAAGAGTGATTTAACTTAACGGTTACTTCTTCCACAAAAATTCGAGAAATGAGAGCGCACATCCGTGTTTTGACCAGAGGGGGGCGCAAGCACAGCGTATGTAGCTAAAGCGTCTTCACCTGCATGAAGCTGATGTTCCAAGGTTATCACCTCCTGTGTTCGTCGATGGGAGGAGGCCTCTTCTGGTTATTATCAGCAGAATTAAATGCTGGATTTGCTTTATCATTGATTTCCAGGAAACACTCTTCCTTTGGAATAATTCCGGTGTTAGAATGTTTCTTCCTTCGTGTCGTATATCTCGGTTCAATttgtcaaatcaaatcaaaggaaATTAATTTGGGTATCCAGCAGCGAAGTTGTGCAATTGTACAATGCAATCACGAGAAGTACACACCATTGCAAGGAAGTACAAATGTgcaattcttatttttattattgactgtaaaatatattttccaacCTTGTGCAGTAGTTCCAAACGTCATCACCACTATTAGTGTAATCAGTCTAAAGTCCAGGAATTGACACAATCATGTGATACAccaagtgcttgtgtgtgtgtgtgtgtgtatctgtgtgcgtgtgtgtgtgtgtgtggggggggggggattagccATAGTCATCATAGAGTCCAACTTTGAGAACTGACATTATGTACGATCTGTAACatgagaacataaaaaaaaaaaaaaaaaaaaagatgcttgtTATGTGATCTTCAAAATTGTTAAATTGCTTTACTTACCGGTACTCATATTTGGTATACTGTAATTCGTAATGAGGGTATAACACTACATACTTAAGTAACATACCAATACTTAGTATCCGCCAATGTGCAGCATCTTTTTTAAGCATAGGAACAAATCAAACCACAAAATGAAATAAGACcatatttgatattttattcCAAAGCTTGTTTCTTGGTGATTTGTTGGGAGTCAGTATATCTGGTAGCCACGGCTCATTAGCGACATCCTAGCCTCACCAAACtttacacatatacacacatatatatgctGTTGCCACTCACGTGGAGACTGGGGGCAACCAGACTGACGGTACCCACTGAACCTGTTATGCTTCTGCAAACTGGATCAAGTTCTTTGACAAGCTCGAGGTTGGCTGTGCTTCCTGTCAGCGTGTAACTGTAACCAGTCACTTCTGGTTCACACGGATATGAAGATAACACTTCTCTCCCTCTGAAGCTGAATGCAGGGCAACTACAGGACAAATGATCAGCTGCCTGCGAAAGAAAGCACATGGAAAAGCTTTTTTGTCTGTTGGGGTCAAAGGTTACCAAAATCATTTTGGTGGGCAAATGATCTTGTCAGTATGCGTTATAATTATATGAAGGGCAGTTATTTTTAAAGAACtggaaagaaatgtgtgaaaaatgtgacaggggaaaaaaaaaaaaaacattttgtggaaagtttttttacttttatttttcacattttcaccaacaaaaacacaaaaacaacaaaaatatatgtttgtgcTTAAGTTCAGCGTCAAAGAAGGTAACATTATCTCAGAACTGcggatgcatgtgtgtgcgtgtcagccAAACGCTGTCTCGCGTGGCGTGCTCGTAGGTCATCTGCGTCATCTGCGTCCCTCctcccgcctccccccccctctctcctcccccccctccccctctcctccctctgcctgctCCTGGTCCACTCCGCACTCGTGCCGGCTCGACCTCCGCCTTTGCCCGGCCAGACACCCAGACAGGCCCCGCCGACTGTCGGGACACGAGctggggacgacgacgacgacgacgacgacgagaGACCAAGCAATTAAGCTGAGCAGTTAATTGAAAGAAAAATCTGTCGTCGTTTTTACTTGTTCTCCCCATCGGGAGccacgtttttgtttttattaagaAACTTTGTCCTCGAGAGGAAGATGGAAACGTCTGCGAGGACGGCGTGACAGCGACTGTGGCTGCGCCCCTCTGAGCTCAACCAGCGGGCTGGGCAGACTCAGCAGGACCGTTAGATTGTCGTCGAGCAGGCGAGGTGGAGCCAGGACGACTCCGAGGACAGAGACTTGAACTAAATCCAGTAAAAACTACATTTAGGCTCTTCTGCCGGGTTCAACGACAACGTAAGTGCGTCTTTCCTCTCATGTCACAAAGTAGACGCGTTATTCGATTATGTCCGcgtgagtcgggggggggggggggggtcgcgttGGGCGCACGCGCCGCGCATCCTCCTCGCTCTGACGTCATTACGTATTCCTGTCGGGAATGGTCATGAAATTAAcagatattttttgtgtgtttttaaacaaaacgacaacaaaatatatatatatatagcgatTTACAGCAGTAAGAATTTAAAAGTACCATATTAACCGTGAATCTTTGTTTTGTGACGTGAAGACAAagagcccccctccccccccccccaatggtgGGTGTTTCGAAAGTAAAGTTTTGCTAACTATCTTCAGATTACACACATTATCTCTTCTCAACCgcatataaaacacacacctggTTAATGTACACACTAATTATACGTTGAGaccatttaaattttttttttttttttcctttattgcggtgagttgtttttgtttggggACCCTTTCCGGTCGGCACCGCTGTGATCTCGATTTAGCCTTTTTTCCGCTATTTGTTTTAAGTAGAGTAAAGTTTAAAGGTTCAGAGACTGAACTCTTTGATGGAGTAATCCCTGTAGCCAGAGTAAGGCCTGGGGAACAGTGATAAACAGCTATGCTAAACCGGGTCAGGACTAATTCCAAACCACAAGATACTAATTTATTTCACACATTCTCAGATCAGGTTAATGGTTATACAGTATCTTGTCCTTCTACAGCTTCACAAGCTCCCCAAGCGGCTGCCTTCACTATCTTTGCACAACAATACCACAGTGTTGCTCTCCATGAGCCAGACTGGGCAACAAAAGGTCTTATCCGGAGGAGAATCAGCACGACAAAGCTAAACTCACACCTCCTGAACAAGCCCACTGAAATCAGAGGACTAATTACATCACCGCGGCAATGATTCATCAGGGTCACATATCAAGGTCACGgcctgtgtcggttctcagtcattcaggtcgaggtaaatcacgaaggTCCAAAAAAACGAAGAATCGACTGGACTTGTTCGAGTGTGATTCTgaggaagcctcttggatgagagttgAAACGTCTTCAACTTGAAGTCGAACAGGTCCAGTCGATTATTTCGTCTCTGCTCGTCCTCGTCGATGTCACACGTGCTCAAGTTGTCCTTTCTTGTGATGAAACTGATCACCACAACAAGGCTGCTCGCACCACGATgaatttatatacagtattcaCTCATTTGAGGCGTGCGACTCCTGTGCGTCATAATTCAGCGTTTTTCAGTCAATAggacagacatgggcaaactaaggcccgggggccaaatacttgtttgggctttttaatccggcctgctGAACTTGCCCAAATTATTTAGATATATATAGAAGTCATCGCTGCAACAAGTGAACCTTTGCATGTTTTGCTTGAAAAACATGTATTAAGAGATTGATTATTGTAAAAGTTGCATAATACTTTTCTTCTGATCGATTAATATGACTATACTTTTAAGCTCTAACCATAAGGTTATCAgctttgtaatattttattggAACAGCAGGACTGCTACAATATTCAAACCCAATTACCAATGTGTTAGTCAGCAGCGCGAAGTACCGCTGCAGATTTATAACCTGTTTTATCGTGGCTCTTCTCAGTGACGGCGCGACTGGGAGCTCATTATCAGAGTAAACCAATGCATCAGATTTACAGCGTGATGTCATTCCGTATCTGTCAATACTGGGCCTGACATGATAAACAAGCCTTGCCTCTGTTAATAGATGATGATGTTCTCACACCCTAGTGAGGAATATAATAAATCGTAGTTGttaatttctcattttattcatCTGAAGGACagacttttgtcttttttgcatgcatgcatgctttaAATGAAACAACAAGCAGTTATTGCAACACTGTGGTGAAACCTCATTTGTGTTTGATGCAACTACATGAGCTCGGCCTGCTGACTTTGCCCCGTTTTGACTTTGCcctctcttgtgtgtgtgtgtgtgtgagccggtGTTCCCTCtctaatctgtttttttttttaaacattgccGTTCACATGGCTATGAGTAAATGTGTagctctacacacacacacacgttattagTGACTTATGCTCTGCTAGTTGTCGATGAACGATGTATTAGATGACAGTAAATCCATAACATGTTATttattcatggggggggggggggtgagaatgAGAATGGAGCAGCTGGTGGTTGGTGTGTTTACATTCTCCAAACATCCCTGGACTCTGTACCAGGTTCCATTGTGGTATGTTTAGGTTTTCCTCTGTGGCTTGCACCTTTCATCATTATTCTATTTTTAGAAACTACACTATGTGTGTTGTGAAAGGCACAGCTGGAAAGATATCGGTAACATCTGGAGATTGACTCCACCCGTCTGCAGCTGGGTCTCTGTTTACAATCGCCACATCCTCGTGAGGAAGAGCGAGGAGCCGGTGAAGGCGCTCCTCTTGTCCCACCCCTGCCCTG
Protein-coding regions in this window:
- the LOC137912098 gene encoding CUGBP Elav-like family member 3; the protein is MKEADAIKLFVGQIPRNLEEKDLKPIFEQFGKIYELTVIKDKYTGMHKGCAFLTYCARESALKAQSALHEQKTLPGMNRPIQVKPADSEGRGEDRKLFVGMLGKQQSDEDVKRLFEPFGSIDECTVLRGPDGTSKGCAFVKFQGHAEAQAAINSLHGSRTMPGASSSLVVKFADTEKERGLRRMQQVASQLGIFSPMTINFPAYNAYTQAVNAQLVQQQALVAQSAYLSPVATVAAVQMQQMAALNANGIIATPITPITPSSGTNTPPTIAATPVPTLPPPLGVNGYSSLPAPTNGHQATEALYTNGVHPYQTQSPAALDPLQQAYAGMQHYTAAYPAAYGLVGQPFPQQPTLVAQQHQQPQQQQQREGPEGCNIFIYHLPQEFSDSEMLQMFLPFGNVISAKVFVDRATNQSKCFGFVSFDNPASAQAAIQAMNGFQIGMKRLKVQLKRPKDANRPY